ACGAAGATCGCGGCGGCCAGCCCGGCCGCGAAGCCGGTGACCACCGCGAGCAGGAGCCAGCGCGCGCCCGCGCGGGCGAGCCGGGCGGGACGGGCGCGGCGCCGGGGCGTTCGCGGCGCGGCCTCGGGCTTGGCGGGTTCGGTCAACGTTCCTCCGCGCGGACGGACGACGGAGCGCGGACGCGCGCGCCGTCGTTCACCGGCCCGAGGCGGGAACAGCGGAAACCCGCGGACGGGTGCCCGGTCGTACGGTTCGCCGACCGGATCGCCCCCGCGGCAGGGCCGACTCCGTTTCCGTCGATGTCGAGTTCCGCCGCTCTCGACGTTGTCGAAGCCAAAATAACCGTCCTGTCCGGGCCGGTGCCATATCTCTGGCGGACACCGGTCACTGGCTTGCGGAGCCGCGGTTCCGTGACGAGGATTCCGGAATCGAGGCAGGAAGCTCGACGATTATGGACATGTCATTAATGTCGGTAATGTGCGTTCCGCTGCGCCGATCATGGTTCGATCATAGTCGTGACCGGAGATCATTCGCACGAGAGTCCGGATGGAACGTTCCCCTTCATGATCCATTCCGTGAAAGCCGTCCGCCCGGACACATCATCCGCGTCATCGGACACAGAAAATTCATGCCTCGGCAGATAGGCTGGACCGGGAGGGCGATCCTTCCCATTTCGTTTCCGTCTCCCCCGGAGGCCATATGTCTGCGACAGGCGGGCAGCCCGAGATCTGGGGTTCCGTCCCCATGCGCAACCCCCACTTCACCGGGCGCGAGAGCACGCTCGACCGGTTGCACCGGGAGCTGTCGGCGTCCACGGACGGGACGTTCGTCCTGCAGGCCCTCCAGGGGTTGGGCGGAATCGGCAAGACGCAGCTCGCCACCGAGTACGCCCACCGGTTCGCCTCCGACTACGACGTCGTCTGGTGGGTGCCCGCGGAGAGCGATCTCGTCGCCCGCGCGGCGCTGGCCGCCCTCGCCGAGGCGCTCGGGGTGGGCGGCGCCGACAGCGCGGTCGCGGTCCGCAACGTGCTCGACAGCCTCCGGCTCGGCCGCCCCTACCCGCGGTGGCTGCTGATCTACGACAACGCCGTCGGCCCGGACGAGATCGCCGGCTTCCTCCCGTCGGGCGGCGGGCACGTCATCGTCACCTCGCGCAGCACCCAGTGGCGGCACGGGGCGCGCAACCTCGAGATCGACGTCTTCGACCGCGCGGAGAGCAGGTCCTTCCTCGCCCAGCGGGTGGCCGGGCTGGACGGCGACGACGCCGACGAGATCGCCGAGGCGCTCGGCGACCTGCCGCTCGCCCTCGAACAGGCCGCCGCGTTCCAGTCGGAGACGGGCATCGCGGCCGAGACGATGCTGCGGGAACTCCGCGAGCGGGCGCGGGAGATGCTCGACGCCTTCAACGAGAACCCGCCGGTCGGCTACCCGCTCACGCTCGCGACCGTGTGGGCGACGTCCGTCCTGCGGCTGCGCGCGCAGAGCCCGGACGCCATGGCGCTGCTCGACCGGCTCGCCCTGTTCGGCCCCGAGCCCATCCCGCTCGACACCTTCGCCGAGGCGCGGCACGTCCTCGGCGGGCAGTTCGGGGAGATGCTCACCGACACGCTCCGCCTGCAGCGCGCGCTGCGCCACCTCGGGCGGTACTCGCTGGCGCGCGTCGAGACCGTCCACAACACCATCCGGGTGCACCGCCTCATTCAGGCCGTCACCCGCGCGGACCTCGCGGACGGCGACCGGGAACGGGCCCGCCGCGACGTGCACGTCCTGCTCAGCGCCCGCGCGCCCGTCGACCCCGACGACCCCGACAACTGGGCCGTCTACCAGGGTCTCCTCGGGCACGTCCGGGAGTCCGGGGTCATCGAGTGCGCACTGCCGGAGGTGCGCCGGTTCTGCGTGCGCTTCGCCCGTTACCTGTACGTCCGCGGCGACTACGAGGGCTCCCGCGCGTTCGCCGAGAGCGCGATCGAACACTGGACGCGCGCGCCCGCCCCCGGCGTCGAACCCGACCTCGACGAGCACGTCCTGTCGATGCGCATGGTGCTCGGCGTGGACCTGCGGCTCCTCGGTGAGCTGCGGGCCGCGCACGAACTGGACGAGGCGACGCTCGCGCGGATGACCGCGGCGCTCGGCCCCGAGCACGAGGAGACCCTCCGGCTGATGAACAGCTACGCGGGCGACCTGCGGGCCCTCGGCCGGTTCGGTGCGGCGATGGAGCACGACGAACTGTCCCTCGAACTGCACCGCCGCGTGTTCGGCCCGGACGACCCCTGGACGCTCATGGCGGGGAACAACCTCGCCATCGACTGCCGGCTGTCGGGCCGTTACGACCGCGCCCTCGAACTGGACGAGGAGACGCTGGCGCACCGGCTGCGCGTGTACGGCCGCCCGACGAACCACTGGGTGCTGTTCACCCGCAACCAGGTCGCCCGCGACCTGCGCGAACTCGGCGAGTACGAACGGTCGGTGCGGCGGCAGCGGGAGGTCGTCGCCGACTACGAGCAGGCGCTCGGCCCGGAGCACCCCAACCTGCTGCGGGCCCGCAAGAACCTGTCGGTGTCACTGCGCAAGGCGGGCTACTTCGCGGAGGCGCGGGAGCTGGCCGAGCAGGTGAGCGAGCACTACGAGCGCCGGTTCAGCCCCACCCACCTCGACACGCTCGCCGCCCGCTGCAACCTCGTCAACGACCTGCGGGTGACGGGCGAACCCGAGGAGGCGCGCGCGCTGGGCGCGCAGACCCTGGAGCGGTTCACCGAGACGCTCGGCGCCGACCACCCGTTCACGCACGGCTGCGCGGTGAACCTCGCGGTCGTCCTGCGCCGCCTCGGCCGGCACGCCGAGGCCGCCGAGCTGAACGAGCGGGCGTGGCGGACGCTGTCCGCCTCCATCGGCGCGGAGAACGACTACACCCTGATCGCCCTGGCGAACCTGGCGAGCGACCGCTCCGCCGCGGGCGACTTCGCCGCCGCCGCGGACACCGGCGGCAAGGCGCTGGCCGGATTCCTCGCCGCGTTCGGTGCCGACCATCCGCTCACCCTGCAGTGCG
The nucleotide sequence above comes from Actinomadura algeriensis. Encoded proteins:
- the fxsT gene encoding FxSxx-COOH system tetratricopeptide repeat protein; translated protein: MSATGGQPEIWGSVPMRNPHFTGRESTLDRLHRELSASTDGTFVLQALQGLGGIGKTQLATEYAHRFASDYDVVWWVPAESDLVARAALAALAEALGVGGADSAVAVRNVLDSLRLGRPYPRWLLIYDNAVGPDEIAGFLPSGGGHVIVTSRSTQWRHGARNLEIDVFDRAESRSFLAQRVAGLDGDDADEIAEALGDLPLALEQAAAFQSETGIAAETMLRELRERAREMLDAFNENPPVGYPLTLATVWATSVLRLRAQSPDAMALLDRLALFGPEPIPLDTFAEARHVLGGQFGEMLTDTLRLQRALRHLGRYSLARVETVHNTIRVHRLIQAVTRADLADGDRERARRDVHVLLSARAPVDPDDPDNWAVYQGLLGHVRESGVIECALPEVRRFCVRFARYLYVRGDYEGSRAFAESAIEHWTRAPAPGVEPDLDEHVLSMRMVLGVDLRLLGELRAAHELDEATLARMTAALGPEHEETLRLMNSYAGDLRALGRFGAAMEHDELSLELHRRVFGPDDPWTLMAGNNLAIDCRLSGRYDRALELDEETLAHRLRVYGRPTNHWVLFTRNQVARDLRELGEYERSVRRQREVVADYEQALGPEHPNLLRARKNLSVSLRKAGYFAEARELAEQVSEHYERRFSPTHLDTLAARCNLVNDLRVTGEPEEARALGAQTLERFTETLGADHPFTHGCAVNLAVVLRRLGRHAEAAELNERAWRTLSASIGAENDYTLIALANLASDRSAAGDFAAAADTGGKALAGFLAAFGADHPLTLQCAVNLAADVAAAGGDGAAAVEGDPVRRLAERLGTDHPVARAAARGERLDFDFEPPPV